Proteins co-encoded in one Clarias gariepinus isolate MV-2021 ecotype Netherlands chromosome 13, CGAR_prim_01v2, whole genome shotgun sequence genomic window:
- the slc16a9a gene encoding monocarboxylate transporter 9a isoform X2, with protein MAQLLAFGSPQAVGVLYPEWLSTFHEGKSTTAWISSTVLGVGLITGPLCSACVDSFGARPVIIFSGVMVAGGLMLSAFAPNVIFLIFSYGIVVGLGCGLVYAATLTIICQYFDKRRGLALGIATTGTSVGGFMYASMQNKLIDKYGLDGCLLIVGALALNLIACAGPMRPLNLPGYYINQKATLNCANEPVYDKELGTELSTKPQTLVGIIKKRLQPNAQYMHDMHACLREPSFVALCVSFFLYSLGSMPPILLMEDIAQSNGLLEHVASIPLVSITTAAAGVGKLVLGMLADVHWVNSLQLYAVTVVAMGAILLVLPMWKSYVGLQVLSAAIGFFSGNWSITSYVTTRLVGIKRLGQAHGLLMCFGGCGIILGPPVAGAFFDWTQSYDMAFYFTGCCLVVGGSVPLLTSLICRNTLGDFEPELKNNTQSNRVTSVA; from the exons ATGGCTCAGCTGCTGGCGTTCGGGTCCCCCCAGGCAGTGGGAGTTCTTTACCCTGAGTGGCTCAGCACCTTCCATGAGGGCAAGAGCACCACAGCCTGGATCAGCTCTACTGTCCTGGGGGTGGGGCTAATCACCG gCCCGCTCTGCAGTGCATGTGTCGATAGTTTTGGAGCCCGACCCGTGATCATCTTCAGTGGTGTAATGGTGGCAGGAGGGTTAATGCTTAGTGCCTTCGCCCCTAACGTCATCTTCCTTATCTTCAGTTACGGAATTGTTGTTG GTCTGGGCTGTGGGCTTGTTTATGCAGCTACACTGACAATCATCTGCCAGTATTTTGATAAAAGGCGTGGTCTTGCTCTGGGCATCGCTACCACAG GAACCAGTGTAGGTGGCTTTATGTACGCCTCCATGCAGAACAAGCTGATTGACAAGTATGGACTGGATGGATGTCTACTCATCGTTGGTGCTCTGGCACTAAACCTGATCGCATGTGCTGGACCCATGCGACCTTTAAATCTTCCTGGCTACTACATCAATCAGAAGGCTACTCTGAACTGTGCGAATGAGCCTGTTTATGACAAAGAACTTGGGACAGAGCTTTCAACAAAACCTCAGACGCTGGTAGGCATCATCAAAAAGCGCCTCCAGCCAAACGCACAGTATATGCATGATATGCATGCGTGCTTGCGAGAGCCCTCGTTTGTGGCTCTCTGTGTCTCCTTCTTCTTATACAGCCTGGGTTCGATGCCGCCCATACTCCTCATGGAAGACATTGCTCAGAGTAACGGCCTCCTTGAACATGTTGCGTCCATTCCTCTTGTATCAATCACTACTGCTGCAGCAGGAGTGGGCAAGCTGGTATTGGGCATGTTGGCAGATGTGCACTGGGTGAACAGCTTGCAACTCTATGCTGTGACGGTGGTTGCAATGGGCGCCATTTTGTTAGTGTTGCCCATGTGGAAGAGTTATGTTGGGCTTCAGGTGCTCTCAGCTGCCATTGGCTTCTTCTCAGGCAACTGGTCAATAACATCCTATGTTACAACGCGCCTTGTGGGCATCAAGCGCCTCGGCCAGGCACACGGACTCCTCATGTGCTTTGGTGGCTGCGGGATCATTCTGGGACCTCCTGTTGCAG GAGCATTCTTTGATTGGACGCAATCGTATGACATGGCATTCTACTTCACCGGGTGCTGTTTGGTAGTGGGCGGCTCTGTTCCCCTACTAACCTCCTTAATCTGTAGGAACACTTTGGGTGACTTTGAACCAGAACTCAAAAACAACACTCAGTCTAACAGAGTCACTTCTGTAGCCTAA
- the slc16a9a gene encoding monocarboxylate transporter 9a isoform X1 — protein MAAAMKDTSQDSSWSIVFVSFMAQLLAFGSPQAVGVLYPEWLSTFHEGKSTTAWISSTVLGVGLITGPLCSACVDSFGARPVIIFSGVMVAGGLMLSAFAPNVIFLIFSYGIVVGLGCGLVYAATLTIICQYFDKRRGLALGIATTGTSVGGFMYASMQNKLIDKYGLDGCLLIVGALALNLIACAGPMRPLNLPGYYINQKATLNCANEPVYDKELGTELSTKPQTLVGIIKKRLQPNAQYMHDMHACLREPSFVALCVSFFLYSLGSMPPILLMEDIAQSNGLLEHVASIPLVSITTAAAGVGKLVLGMLADVHWVNSLQLYAVTVVAMGAILLVLPMWKSYVGLQVLSAAIGFFSGNWSITSYVTTRLVGIKRLGQAHGLLMCFGGCGIILGPPVAGAFFDWTQSYDMAFYFTGCCLVVGGSVPLLTSLICRNTLGDFEPELKNNTQSNRVTSVA, from the exons ATGGCTGCTGCGATGAAGGATACCTCTCAGGACAGTTCCTGGTCCATTGTCTTCGTCTCCTTCATGGCTCAGCTGCTGGCGTTCGGGTCCCCCCAGGCAGTGGGAGTTCTTTACCCTGAGTGGCTCAGCACCTTCCATGAGGGCAAGAGCACCACAGCCTGGATCAGCTCTACTGTCCTGGGGGTGGGGCTAATCACCG gCCCGCTCTGCAGTGCATGTGTCGATAGTTTTGGAGCCCGACCCGTGATCATCTTCAGTGGTGTAATGGTGGCAGGAGGGTTAATGCTTAGTGCCTTCGCCCCTAACGTCATCTTCCTTATCTTCAGTTACGGAATTGTTGTTG GTCTGGGCTGTGGGCTTGTTTATGCAGCTACACTGACAATCATCTGCCAGTATTTTGATAAAAGGCGTGGTCTTGCTCTGGGCATCGCTACCACAG GAACCAGTGTAGGTGGCTTTATGTACGCCTCCATGCAGAACAAGCTGATTGACAAGTATGGACTGGATGGATGTCTACTCATCGTTGGTGCTCTGGCACTAAACCTGATCGCATGTGCTGGACCCATGCGACCTTTAAATCTTCCTGGCTACTACATCAATCAGAAGGCTACTCTGAACTGTGCGAATGAGCCTGTTTATGACAAAGAACTTGGGACAGAGCTTTCAACAAAACCTCAGACGCTGGTAGGCATCATCAAAAAGCGCCTCCAGCCAAACGCACAGTATATGCATGATATGCATGCGTGCTTGCGAGAGCCCTCGTTTGTGGCTCTCTGTGTCTCCTTCTTCTTATACAGCCTGGGTTCGATGCCGCCCATACTCCTCATGGAAGACATTGCTCAGAGTAACGGCCTCCTTGAACATGTTGCGTCCATTCCTCTTGTATCAATCACTACTGCTGCAGCAGGAGTGGGCAAGCTGGTATTGGGCATGTTGGCAGATGTGCACTGGGTGAACAGCTTGCAACTCTATGCTGTGACGGTGGTTGCAATGGGCGCCATTTTGTTAGTGTTGCCCATGTGGAAGAGTTATGTTGGGCTTCAGGTGCTCTCAGCTGCCATTGGCTTCTTCTCAGGCAACTGGTCAATAACATCCTATGTTACAACGCGCCTTGTGGGCATCAAGCGCCTCGGCCAGGCACACGGACTCCTCATGTGCTTTGGTGGCTGCGGGATCATTCTGGGACCTCCTGTTGCAG GAGCATTCTTTGATTGGACGCAATCGTATGACATGGCATTCTACTTCACCGGGTGCTGTTTGGTAGTGGGCGGCTCTGTTCCCCTACTAACCTCCTTAATCTGTAGGAACACTTTGGGTGACTTTGAACCAGAACTCAAAAACAACACTCAGTCTAACAGAGTCACTTCTGTAGCCTAA